The following coding sequences are from one Streptomyces venezuelae window:
- a CDS encoding DUF6114 domain-containing protein, with protein sequence MLLTGGGRSGVRPFRTDGGGRLDRRLPWPDQRRVVRRWRRTRPFWAGLLLILGGAELLLIPLSPLTVLVSLGLGGIAALGIGIALVVAGLFLWLLPHTHHYVSVNAMILSVLSFAATNLGGFLVGMLLGIAGSAMGFAWTPVPQDGEEDPGRPRVRDGQGTRTLAVLLPVAMAAGLVAHGSGRAEAVPGAAADAIVAARVPPTVTTTLFAPRGFLLAGVREIPTADGPLKVMVLRMKAASLTDYRLRTRDGSDELALGADTLDLSGEVTLYLTKFRGCLEGILCLTFTPDKLPVPPVVPPFVFMTDVSAEQALVTSDSIVAGGLTLKATA encoded by the coding sequence GTGCTTCTGACCGGCGGCGGCAGAAGCGGCGTCAGACCGTTCCGCACGGACGGCGGCGGCCGGCTCGACCGGCGGCTGCCGTGGCCCGACCAGCGCCGCGTCGTCCGCAGGTGGCGCCGGACCCGCCCGTTCTGGGCGGGCCTGCTGCTGATCCTCGGCGGCGCCGAGCTGCTCCTGATACCGCTCTCCCCGCTGACCGTGCTCGTCAGCCTGGGGCTCGGCGGCATCGCGGCCCTCGGCATCGGGATCGCACTGGTCGTGGCGGGCCTCTTCCTCTGGCTGCTGCCGCACACGCACCACTACGTGAGCGTCAACGCCATGATCCTCTCGGTGCTCTCCTTCGCGGCGACGAACCTCGGCGGGTTCCTCGTCGGCATGCTGCTCGGCATCGCGGGCAGCGCCATGGGGTTCGCCTGGACGCCGGTGCCGCAGGACGGCGAGGAGGACCCCGGGCGCCCGAGGGTGCGTGACGGGCAGGGCACCCGGACGCTGGCCGTGCTGCTGCCCGTGGCGATGGCCGCCGGGCTCGTCGCGCACGGGAGCGGCCGGGCGGAGGCGGTCCCGGGGGCCGCGGCGGACGCGATCGTGGCGGCGCGCGTGCCGCCGACCGTCACCACGACGCTCTTCGCGCCGCGGGGCTTCCTCCTGGCCGGGGTCCGGGAGATCCCGACCGCGGACGGGCCGCTGAAGGTCATGGTGCTGCGGATGAAGGCCGCCTCGCTCACCGACTACCGGCTCAGGACACGCGACGGCAGCGACGAACTGGCTCTCGGAGCCGACACGTTGGACCTGAGCGGTGAGGTCACCCTCTACCTGACCAAGTTCAGGGGGTGCCTGGAGGGCATCCTCTGTCTGACCTTCACGCCCGACAAGCTGCCGGTGCCACCCGTGGTGCCGCCCTTCGTCTTCATGACGGACGTGAGCGCCGAGCAGGCCCTGGTCACCTCGGACTCGATCGTGGCGGGCGGGCTGACGCTGAAGGCCACGGCATGA
- a CDS encoding DUF6230 family protein, translating to MALPAVLAVGVMASVMAEGALAASFAVSGTSFQVSSGKLTSQGLSSYVQTDRDIDGKGHPVALLGIGDATLSDICQAAEVKTPVGTVVFKLTAGGDAGNVTASNLIIDGEDLVGDARFGTAQIGRDASTLDEVPGIKGERGKFGLQAGDITVSGVKSHAWSATGGNFRLKGMRVDVSLGGKKCF from the coding sequence GATGGCCGAGGGCGCGCTCGCCGCGTCCTTCGCGGTCTCCGGGACCAGCTTCCAGGTGTCCTCCGGGAAACTGACCAGCCAGGGCCTCTCCTCCTACGTGCAGACGGACCGGGACATCGACGGCAAGGGGCACCCGGTGGCGCTCCTCGGGATCGGTGACGCGACCCTCTCCGACATCTGCCAGGCCGCCGAGGTCAAGACGCCGGTGGGCACCGTCGTCTTCAAGCTGACCGCGGGCGGCGACGCGGGCAACGTCACCGCGAGCAACCTCATCATCGACGGCGAGGACCTGGTGGGCGACGCCCGCTTCGGCACCGCGCAGATCGGCCGGGACGCCTCGACGCTCGACGAGGTGCCGGGCATCAAGGGCGAGAGGGGCAAGTTCGGACTGCAGGCCGGGGACATCACGGTCTCCGGGGTGAAGTCGCACGCCTGGTCGGCGACCGGCGGCAACTTCCGGCTCAAGGGCATGCGGGTCGACGTCAGCCTGGGCGGCAAGAAGTGCTTCTGA